The nucleotide window GTCCTCCCCGAGGAGCTGGCGATGATCTGGGACGCGGCAGTGTTGAACGAACTCTACGTGCGCGAATCCTCCCGCGGGACCGATCTCGCCGACGAGCTCATGACGGCAGCCTACGACTGTGCCCGCAATCAGGAGCTGCCGCTCGATCGCATCATGCTCGACGTCGATCACGAGAACGGTCCCGCCGGCGGGCTCTACGCCCGTCACGGGTTCGAGTCGTGGGGCGAGCTACGCGCCCGCGATCTTTGAACGGCGACGAGTACAGCACCACCGAGCGGGCCGAAGACGAGCGGATAGACGACTCCCGCCACGAGCGCGGGCGTGAGATTCGGACCGACGGCCGCGATGAGCACCGTGACCTG belongs to Halococcus qingdaonensis and includes:
- a CDS encoding GNAT family N-acetyltransferase — encoded protein: METRPYDPETDAAGLWELKERFEHELGALGGDEKADSYEGKLTDDYRERYLDWVGRCVERDPDSVTVAADGNDLAGYVFVLPEELAMIWDAAVLNELYVRESSRGTDLADELMTAAYDCARNQELPLDRIMLDVDHENGPAGGLYARHGFESWGELRARDL